Genomic segment of Pygocentrus nattereri isolate fPygNat1 chromosome 26, fPygNat1.pri, whole genome shotgun sequence:
GTCTTTGTTTCCCTTGGcaattttcaaataataaaacatattttgaaatgtattccTCTCTGGGATGCTACGTTTTTGTGCAACACCTGTTCTGCCACAGCTGTAAAGAGGGCTAGGCAACATAGCTATAATTAtcttcactgtgaaaaattaTCACCAcagtatgtcacaatatgcttctATGATTATATCATGTAtgtgctcaaaaaaaaaaaaaaaaaaaaaaaaaaaaaaaactgattacaAATAGAGCATAATTAGAGCATAAATAGAATTAATTggattttgagcagtgtagtacAAAATGCTGAATAGGAATCATTGGATtcatagttttgtttttgtttttttaaacaagccAGTACTTTGTCTATTCCAGTCTATCAGATGTCAAAAAATATTGTGACTCTGTTGTgaaaaattatttcattatgATCTTTTAGGTCAAAATGTACAGAATTTTGCCTAGATCTACATCATTTtcaaaaggatgttttttctttcctttttaacCTGATAAGTGTTCATGAATTATTAAATATCAAAGTCAAGCGAAAGGTAAGTGCACCATTTGACTGCTACTGCTACATCTACATCAAAATTTCATAGCATAATAATGCATAACTCATTGTGCTTAATAACCAGACGCAGTACTTTTCAATCTTTCATTTGTACAACAAAAACTCCAGTTTGGATCATTAAAGACAACATTTTACTTGTATCGCAATTGTGGTGAGTAGTAAACATATTAATAGCAATTGTATGAGTAGCAGTAGtaacgacgacgacgacgacgacaaCAACATCTATCAGAACCATGTGACATTTTCAGcattcaaacaaaagaaagactATCCACCTGGCTGTGATGTTTCCATAGACTCCGCCTCCTGCTTGACTTTGATTTCTGAGAGAGCAGAGCTAAGGGCTGCTGTGCTACTGGCTGCTGGCTGAGTAGGGGATGCAACAGCATTGGCCATGGACGCAGGCACAGGAGGAGTGACAGCCATAGCTGCAGGCAGGGCAGACAGAACTGCAGCTGGCTGGGAGGGGGGTGGTGGAACAGGGGCCAGTAGAGTTGGAATGGCCTGCGATAAGTGCTGGGCAGGAGTTGGTAGGGGCTGTTCGCCTCCATGAGTGGGCAGTGCCTCCACTGCAGCCATTACAGGAGGAGTCATGGCGACATGGACATCAGCTTTAGGCTTCActctaaacaaacagaaaaacataagctgcattaaactgtgtaTTTCCTCATTTTACCAAAGAGAACATCAGTCCTAGGCTGTAAAAGCGTTATGCAGATGAGGAGAGTAACTCCTGGGATAAAAAAATGAGTCCTAGTTGCATTCTCCTTTGGTATTATTCCAAATAAAGGAGCATCAGCCAGGGCTTACCCTGCTGGTCGTGGGGATCCCGCCAGTCTTACGCCACTATCCATTCTCCCAGAATTAGACTCGTTCGGCTGCGCTGGGATGAGACTTTTACGCACAGCCCTAGAAATACACCCCAAAACCAGACTCAAGCAAAGCCCCAGAAATTCACCCTAAAAACCACACACTGGTCTAGTTTATCATCTCGTTTTGCTCTTGCAGAAGGTGGCTGTTTTCTTAAAGGACAGGGGCATGCACTTGTTTGTATAACCATATAATCTGGCTCACCCATACAGCTTTCTAAAGACATCCGATTCTCACTGACTTCCAACCGTGATCTCAGACAAATAAGCATACATGATTCATGCAGAGCTACAAGACACTATTAATTAAGTCTCAGACTTCTTAGAATATCCCGCTTATTTGAGAATAACCTGACAGTCCACTCACCCCTCATTCACAGGCTTCTTACGGAGGATGCTTGGTCTTGGGGAGGAGACTAGCGTAGGTGCACCTGAACCTGCCCCTTGAGGATGCGTCTGAACAACAGTGGTAACAGGCTGCGTAGCGCTGAATGTGCTTCCGATGGGGTTGGTCACAAATGCAGTGCTCTCAGCCAGAACTACACCTGCTGAAGGCCAAATACAGCAATATACAAATTAAATATTGTTCAAATCTGAaagtataagtgtgtgtgtgtttttttttttttaactatttacCTGACGGTTTTGCTTCTGGCTGTGGCTGCTGTGCAACAACGGGTGCCTGCTGGATGCCCTGTGTGCTAATTGGTGTGGTGGCATGCAGGCCTTGCACTCCAATTGGGGCAGGCTGAATACCCTGGGCAGTCATGGAAGCTGGTTGGATATTCTGGGTGCTAATCTGTGCAGACTGCAGTCCGATGCGATCCACAGCCATCAGCTGCATGGGGTTCAAATGCACAGTGGTGGCCACACCCACACCAGCCTGGGCAGGAAGAGCTGAAGTCGGAGTCTGTGCTGTGACTGGGGGggataattaaaataaataagataaataaaggAATTCTTGCTATCATAATCTCTAGCTGGATGAGGCATACAATAAGAATACAACAGAAACGAAAATTGGACAGCAGAAGTGCTCCATGTTTGTCTTTGGAAGAGGCCAAATTCATTGGGAGTTAATTTTTTTGCCATGCAACAGTAACGAAGAAGAGAGACGTAAGTAGAGCATTTTATTCTtggtttttcttgcttttttcacTTCAAAGAACACAAtagattcacacacacacacacgcgcgcatcTTGCAGTTTGCTTAAAGGAGAGGTTAGATAACTTCACAAAAATAGACCATAATGCTACAGAATTTATATAGCAACTCCAACTCCTTGaaccaaacatttaaaaatacctttAAAATGCCAAAATTGTATAAGTTATTAttgcaaataaaacagcaacattATCAATAacaacattaattttttttttttttaaatggtattGCATCTTTCACTGTGTATTCTATACAAACACCATGAGGCCCAACATCAATGATATGAACAAAACCATATAAATAACACATTGGTTAAGTTTACCTGGGTAGGGGCGAATGGTGGACACAGAGCTGGTAATGGGGGTGTAGGTGTGTGTCAGTGGGTAAGCAGATGAGGGGTAAGTGGGTAAAAAGTACTGGAACTGAACTGGCACGGATGGCCTATAcaaacagagcgagagaaatTGTCAGcatatcaataaaacatgtctaAACAGCATGCCCACCAGAAACCACAGCAACTGGAAGGCAATTCTTTGTTGAGGCTTCCTTGACTGTAAACAATAAGCACTTTATCAAATGCCTCAACCATATGAAGAGTACATAATGCTGCAAAAAGTTAGCCGTCACCTGTTGTCATTACGGGCCTCCATGGCAACAGGGTTTGGTGAGGAGCGGTGGCCAGAGATGGGGATCAGGTTGGTCCTCTCTCCAGAGTACTCCGGCTGAATCCGAGGGGAAGTGTGGGCAATGGGCTGAGGGACCACTTTagctacacacacaaaaaatgttaGGAGAGAATGGTGGACCAACCAACATCAGAcaacagaaaaatgtatttatctgcAAGTTAAATGGATTTTAATACAATAATGTATTAAATATCAGAATATATCAGAAATGCAAATTTCCATcattctgcaatttccccctgggatcaataaaggaatctgaatctgaatgaaaAGTGTTCAAAAAAATGTGATCAGGGCAATGATAATGTCTTCAAGGTCAAAAACGTGGTTAAAAAGGGATTTTTCGAAatttatgcataattaaatgatggACGtctaaagtcatttagagtgtttttatatgtatagaacatttttatatgtatagtCAACACTGCTTTACTATTctcaacattacaaataaaaactaaGAAGACGTGCAGGATCCTGATGATTCTGCATAGCAAATCAAATAGCTTTATTCTGCATTTTTccgtatttcacatcaaaaaacactcaaaagctttgtttacatctcaccaaATGAACTTGCcgaaatactgaaatattggTCTAACTCCCCTTTAAAAATTCAAGAGTCTGACATTCCGGAAAGTAGTACAAATATCCAGAACGGGCAACCTAAGAAAACAACAGTTGTCTATGCTCGACAGGTACGTTGCTCAGTGCTTACCAACAGGAATAGCAGAGCTGGTCACAGCTGTGGCATGAGAGGAGTGGGAGGCCACTGTCATAGTGACAATGGTACTGCTGGTCATCTGGCTGTGGGGTGCAGAGCCTTTTGGATGAGAAAACGAAATCAGAAAGGCCTTCCCAGAAATCTACTTGGAGAACAGCTTTAACACTTCTAAAAAGACTTTTCCAAAACCCTACCTGTTGTGGTAGTCGATGGGACAGTGTTAGTAGCTAGGATGGGGGCAACGGTTGCTGCAGCAACAGGAGTCACAGTGCTGAAAATGGGCTTCTGTAGAGAAGAATTCAGTCTTTTACTgggttttcattaaaacacttaGTCTTAAGCTTCCACATCAAAAGAAGGATTCAATGTTACTGTCTTAGCAACTGCATTACACCTGTGCACCTTATATTACACTGACATCTAAATAATCTTGATTATTTAATGCTCTTTAATGTTCACACGGCACACTCCACCACTCTGTTGGCTCTTAGTGTTTCAATGCACCATAAAAGATACAACTGCTTGTGTTGTCAACTGCTGGATCTTGTCAGTATAATGCCACAGCAAAGTGTGACAAAACCAGTGAAGGCAAAATAGTTTGATGAGTCAACTGATTGAATAAAACTTAAGATTACAGTGAACTATATCTCAAAAAACCAATGTTAAAGTTAAACAGCTTAAAGAGTCTGACCTGTGTCATAGTGTGAGGAGGCTGGGCTTTCTGGGCACCCATGGCAGGATGTGAGGGCAGTGTGATGCGTGTGGGTGGGTCTCTTGGAGTTTGAGGCCGTTGGATACTAATGGTGGCAGAGGGAGGGTGGATGGTAAGGCCAGCTCGCCTGGAAATGCAAACAACAGTACTATtacaaaagcacacacacatatacatatgtatatacgcatacacatacagagacacacatcacatacatacatacctacacacatgtatatacgcatacgcatacatacacacacacacacgtatacacgcatacacatacatagacacacatcacatacatacatacatacacacacacacatgtatatacgcatacgcatacatacacacacacacacacacgtatacacgcatacacatacatagacacacatcacatacatacatacatacacacacacatgtatatacgcatacgcatacatacacacacacacacacacgtatacacgcatacacacacacacacacacacacgtacagtgccttgcaaaagtattcagcccccttgaacttttcaaacttttgccacatttcaggcttcaaacacaaagatatgaaattgtaattttttgtgaagaatcaacaacaagtgggacacaatcgtggagtggaacgaaatttattggattttaaactttttttagaaataaaaaactggggcgtgcaatattattcggcccccttgcgttaatactttgtagcacCACCTTTTGCTgcgattacagctgcaagtcgcTTGGGGTATGTCTATCAGTTTTGCACAttgagagactgaaatttttgcccattcttccttgcaaaactgctcgagctcagtgaagttggatggagagcgtttgtgaacagcagttttcagctctttccacagattctcgattggattcaggtctggactttgacttggccattctaacacctggatatgtttatttgtgaaccattccattgtagattttgctttgttttggatcattgtcttgttggaagataaatctccgtcccagtctcaggtcttttgcagactccaacaggttttcttccagaatagtcctgtatttggctccatccatcttcccatcaattttagccatcttccctgtccctgctgaagaaaagcaggcccaaaccatgatgctgccaccaccatgtttgacagtggggatggtgtgttcagggtgatgagctgtatttcttttacgccaaacataacgttttgcattgtggccaaaaagttcgattttggtttcatctgaccagagcaccttcttccacatgtttggtgtgtctcccaggtggcttgtggcaaactttAAAcaagactttttatggatatctttgagaaatggctttcttcttgccactcttccataaaggcCAGATTTGTGCAATGTACGACTGAttgttgtcctatggacaaagtctcccacctcagctgtagatctctgcagttcatccagagtgacatgggcctcttggctgcatctatgatcagtcttctccttgtttgatttgaaagtttagagggacggccgggtcttggtagatttgcagtggtctgatactccttccatttcaatatgatcgcttgcacagtgctccttgagatgtttaaagcttgggaaatatTTTTGTATCCAAATCCGAAGCTTTAAACTTCTctacaacagtatctcggacctgcctggtgtgttccttggtcttcatgatgctctctgcgctttaaacagaactctgagactatcacagagcaggtgcatttatacggagacttgattacacacaggtggattctatttatcatcatcagtcatttaggtcaacattggatcattcagagatcctcactgaacttctggagtgagtttgctgcactgaaagtaaaggggctgaataatattgcacgccccacttttcagttttttatttctaaaaaaaaagtttaaaatatccaataaatttcgctccacttcacaaaaaattacaatttcatatctttatgtttgaagcctgaaatgagGCAAAAGGTTGAAATGTTCAAGGGggccgaatacttttgcaaggcactgtatatacgcatacacatacacacacacacacgtatacacgcatacacatacatagccacacacatcacatacacatgtatatacgcatacacatacatatacacacacacacacacacacgtatatacgcatacacatacatatacacacacacacgtatacacgcatacacatacatagccacacacatcacatacacatgtatatacgcatacacatacatatacacacacacacacacacacacacgtatatacgcatacacatacatatacacacacacgtatacacgcatacacatacacagccacacacacacacacacacatcacatacacatgtatatacgcatacacatacatacacacacacacacacgtatatacacatacacatacacaggcacacgtcacacacacatatcacacatgcacacacatacacacatgtatatacgcatacacacacatatgtatatacacatacacacatatgtatatacacatacacacatatgtatatacacatacacacatgtatatacacatacacgtATATACGCATACACATGCATAGACACATATCACATACACGCATATacacgcatacatacacacacgtataaacacacacacacgtcacacacacatcacacatacatatgtatatacacagacacatacatagacacacatcacatacatacacacgtgtaatatgcatacatacacacacacatatgtacatacgCATACACAttagggctgaacgattaaTTGCATTTGCGATAATCTCGCGATATTTTAACGAGATTCTCTAACCGCACAGGCTGCGATTTAACCTGGTCACGTGACTTGGGAGCGAGCCGAGCCGAGGACGAACGGAGCAAACCCGAGCAGGAGGCCGGGAGGTGGAGAAGTGAAGTCAACACAGCGCACTTTAACTTGTTGCACACTGACCGAACTGTTTGAAAGTGTAACTCCTTATGGATATAATTCGAAGCGGCACGCTGAAATAACTCGGGCAGTAACGGAGTTCGTAGCGAAAGACATGATGCCCGTTAATATAGTGAACAAGCCCGGCTTCATGGCTTTGTTAAACACACTGGATATGCGCTACCAAATGCCCTCACGCACATATTTTAGCCAAGTTGCTATTgttttttctattaaaaaaaaaacaaatggtgaaaaggaaaagctatttatctatttatttttctattaaaaaaaacaaatggtgaAAAGGGAAAGCATAGATTTGTTTGCTTTATTGTTATCTGTGCTTTAAATAAATCTgacattgtttattattaaacagATTGATTTATTGCTTCTGTTTGTTGAAAAATACTTgagaagacatttttaaaaatcgcATTTTAAATCGCAATCGCAATTTATAGAtaaaaaattgcaattagattattttccaaaatcgttcagccctaatacacagaaacacatcacatacatacacacatatacacatgtatatacGCATACACATgcatagacacacatacatatacaatgTATGATACgcaacatacacacatacatatatacacagatacattttatatatatatatatatatatatatatatatatatatatatatatatatatatataatatacacacacacacacgtataatacgcatacatacacacatacatatgtatatacgcatacacacacacgtataatacacatacacacacacacatatacatacatatattttttattacctccccctccccccaaaacaTGTTCAGTTTAGCAAATAACCTGCTTGCATTCAAATggtagaagtgtgttcactgtagaggattagttaacttattttcacttcaatcaAAAAACGTTATTTGAACTAACAAAACTTCATTAAATACAATCACATGCAAAAATGTCTGTGAATTGTGGAAAACCTGTTAACTTACCCATGTACCATCTCTGCTGCATGGGTAACTGGAGGGCTGATGACTGGGGACTGGGTTCTAGCTGCTGAAATAGGGGCGACCACAGTGGGCAGGACAGCAGTGGATGTGGTCGCTGTAGGTCGAGACTGCACATGTGGAAGTTCCAGATTTAAAACCATGAAAACTCAACATCAATATTGATAACACAAAATGAATGCAATATTCTTAACATGATGATGGAAATGGCATTACATTAAAACGTCTCACCTCGTAAAACATAACTAAGTTAGGGCTGCCGCTAACGACGATTTTTCTTTACAGATCCGGCAATTAATCTAACCAATTAATTTGCTACAAAAATATCTAATTATTATGGTATTCCCTACACAAAGAATTGTGCTTAAAATAACAGCAGAAACAAAACTAATCAGATAAGGAACATATCCCATAAAGCcaaacgcacacaaacacatggtgCAGTCAATCAGCACAGAATAAGCCCAGATTCTATCCTAAATATGTTCTCAAACACAAATCTGAATACTTCCATCGTTTCAACGCCTTGAGCCTTTGGAAAGTTTTAGAAACTTCTTTCTCAACAAAGTCAGATGCTGCAGCCACTATGAGGTTTATATGGCATCAAAACCAACTGATGTCACGCACGCAGCAGTTACACAGTGGTATTCAGGAAAAGCACTTAATTGAGTATTTTTGAAACTGAATTtaatttttgtagtttttttagtAATCAAAaagataaattaataaaaaacagtttaaaacactGATGTCAATTCTTTTTCAACTTTGACATTATTGATTACGTTGATTACCCACAGCAGGCTGAAAATTAGTAGCCCAATATTTACAAAGTACCTGAATAGACTGGTGGATGATGTGCTGTACAGCTGTGGGCTGGCCTGGGCCTGCATTAGCTCCACATGCAGGTCTCAGAACAGTAGGGCCTTTGGTGCTCGACATGACAGCTGCAGCAGCTGCGCCTGAAACccaaagcacacaaacacacacagagggtcATTACACTTACTTGGAGTGACTTCGTCTTACTGTAACAATCAACAACTAATATCCAAAATATACCACAAAAAAAGTTGATCATGACTGGAATGTGTCATGTACAGGACCAGCTGTACTTTGTTACAAATGTACTAAGGCCTacatttaaaaggttcttcatgtaCTTACCACATTttgatatatattaatatatagaaGTTTTCATTTTATGCTATGCATGAATCACCACATTATCAAGTAAGCTCCTAATTCGAATGTTCCCTGAAATCTTCCCAAAGTAAGAGATCACTAGAAAACTGTACTAAAACAGTTGACATTTCATTACAGCATCAGAATTAATGTAAACATGCATTTGTAAATTTAAAATGACAAGTTTTGCAAATTATCTAGTCAGGTGTAAATGGTTCCAGAGTGCAACATATTATCTGACCCCCTCTCAGCTTGCTGTACAACCATAGGCTTATCTAAGCGACTGAGGATCTGAAGCTAAAGATAACTGACTCTTACATTAAATGAGATATCTAAACACTTCCTGCTTGCAACTTTCTCTGTCTACACCTACTCAAAACATCTGTAGTACAAGAAAAATCTACGAAAAATCTGCTTACAGACTGGCCAGGTATGCAAAACTAAACCCCCACATCACTGCCAAGGACCTACAGGAAGATTTGGCTGGTACAGCAATTGGGATGCACCAACCCACTGTGCAGTGATCACCTACATGAAAGAGCCATTAGAACGTAATTTTGATCATCAAAACGTGAACTTTTGGAGTAAACCAAATACCATCTACATAAGCCAGAGGCATTTCAAAATTAGGTTCTGTGGTGtgataaaaaaggaaaaggcattttaagaaaataacaccttgccaactgttaagcatgGGGGTGGGTCTATTAAGCTGTGGGGTAGCAtggcagccagtggcacagCAGAGAGATGAAAGGAGTCTACTAAATATCAACAAATCCTGGAAGCTAATGTTTCACAACCAGCGAAGAAGTTGCATGTTACAAGACGACAATTATGTAAAACACACCAAAACCAACCattcaaaaaaaacaaaagatttaaAGTTTTGAAATAAACTTCACCGTCCTCAGATTTGAAAATCTGTGGTCAGACCTCAGACATGCGCTGCATGCAAGAAGACCCATTAATATATCTAAACTAGAAGCATACATCAAGGAAAagtgaatgaaaaacaaacaagaagacAAAGACTGTTAGCTGACGACAAGTGTTTGAAGGCTGTGACTTCAGCCAAATGGGGTCTTACTAAGCACTGACTGAAAGGGTGCCCAAACATAAATTCTTTGACACATGCCATGTAGAAGTGGGGTTAACTTCATAACAAAAAGGGTCACCGCTAAAATGCTTGAACTTTCACATACAACTGCAGTtactacaaagaaaacaaactcaaCACTTTAACAGCACCACTGACAAAGAACACAGTAAATATGAGCTTAAACTTGAAACAGAACTGCTTTAAGCTGACCTCGGGGCAGGTGGGAGGTGAATGTGTGAGGGGGAGCAGCTGGAGATCCAATTTGCAGTGCAGGGGTACTGCTCCTGATGATCTGTACGTTGGTAGCcatgaggtggtggtggtggtggtgaaggTTACTTTGACCCTGCAAGAATAAAAGACGATTTACATTCTCCATCTTCATTTTCAGCCCTGTGAATAAAACAGATAATGAAACAACACACAAATGACTGTTGCAGCCCTACCTGCTGACCACTGATGGTAGCCACAGGGATGGAGGCTGGAGCCATACTGCTCTCCAGGGTAACAGTAATATGTCCAGGTACCTTTGCTGGTCCCTGAATGTGCCCTTGACTAGCAGCTGGAGCAGGGGCAATAAGTCGACTGGGCACAGGGGGCTTCAGGCCAgcctcaaagaaaaaaaagtcaacaaaagCTTCTAGTAATAATGCATGTCTGATACCTGATATTAAAGTTTTAATGCACTTAATTAATGAACATTTTGCTTGTACAAAAAAAGTGTAATTAAAGCAACAGGTTGAGTCTGAGGTGGTGGCACAGTCCTATACAATTAACAGTGCAAAAATTCATcaaaacaatacacacacaaacataattaGCTTTTAAAAATCCCAACAGGAGTATGCAcataaaaagaataataaaaagtgTAAGTGTagagaaataaacacacatttctCTTCATCGCTTGATGTGCAAACCTAACTGTGATGCAGAATTTGGTCATTTAAATTAGAAAATATTATTCAGCTTTATTTAGGTATAAACCTAATAATTTTAGAGGGGgaataaattatataataataaattaggTATTCtttgtttaacatcaaacccTTTTCAATGTGAGATATGAGGAAGATGTAACAAAAGTTCAGTTCTGTGAGGGACATAAGTGACCCAAGTAAAAGACTGTGGAATACTAGGCACCTTCACAGCTCCCTCGGTGAAGGCAGGCTGCTGGGGCTGGGCTAAGTGGGCTGGTGGAGCAGCCACAGTGACTGTGGGGCTGGGCTGGATAGGCACATGCTGGGGCAAGGCTGAAGGCGGGCCCAAAGCCTGCACTTGAGGATAGGGCCTGACCACTACAGTCTCTTGCTTCTCTTCACGGAATGGTAAAGCCCCTCCACCAGCACTGCCAGTGGGCAGAGGGTCCTGAGGATGATCTGCCTCTCTGTTACCTTCTTCACCacctagaaaaaaaacaataaaaaaagggtTTACTCACTGAttcaaaacattctgaaacacagagagaagagcTGAAAAACAGCTAAATAAACTGGAAACGTGTGTCTACCTGGTTGGCTTCCTTGCATGAGGCTATTTTTGCCAGTTGGTGCAGGGCCTTGGGCGACACCTGAAGGTGGCAACGGCGCTCTGGGAAACTGCTGGGAGCTCATCTTCTGTCAATAACCTAAGACCAGAGAACAACTGGTGAGAGAACACATTACTTACTGTTAAAAAATACACTATTAAACGATTAGGTTGCGTGGCTCAGAGACGcgtaaacatgtttattttgagTTAGTCTACTGTGGAGGCTTTATAAGCCTTGTCATAACTTTACACTGAACTGAAGACCTACTATACACTGGACTTAATTAGCTACCGTTTCTCTAAACATTAACCTAACCTTAACTGAGTTTCAGCAGATGATTTGTTAACAATCAGGATCTCCAGAATATGCACACAGGGCTCAACCCAAATAACGTCGGACCAGATAAACTTCTCCATCTgaattttttgccaaaccagGCCGCCTAAAGCAGCCTGTACCACGAGCGTTAAGCCTGACACACCAGCTACAGTGTAAACAGTGCTCGAGCACAACAACACAGCAGCCAAGTTCACTTCTCTctgcattcattttaaatgcGATACAAGCCAGCCAAGAGAGCTACCTTTACTTTATCCATGAAACATGAGTTAACGCTAACTTTTCCACAATAACAAACCCAGCTTAACGTTAACGCTAGCCAGTCATTAACGCGGCAGTGAGACAAACACTGGCCCCAAGCagagctagttagctaacg
This window contains:
- the sap130a gene encoding histone deacetylase complex subunit SAP130a isoform X4, whose amino-acid sequence is MSSQQFPRAPLPPSGVAQGPAPTGKNSLMQGSQPGGEEGNREADHPQDPLPTGSAGGGALPFREEKQETVVVRPYPQVQALGPPSALPQHVPIQPSPTVTVAAPPAHLAQPQQPAFTEGAVKAGLKPPVPSRLIAPAPAASQGHIQGPAKVPGHITVTLESSMAPASIPVATISGQQGQSNLHHHHHHLMATNVQIIRSSTPALQIGSPAAPPHTFTSHLPRGAAAAAVMSSTKGPTVLRPACGANAGPGQPTAVQHIIHQSIQSRPTATTSTAVLPTVVAPISAARTQSPVISPPVTHAAEMVHGRAGLTIHPPSATISIQRPQTPRDPPTRITLPSHPAMGAQKAQPPHTMTQKPIFSTVTPVAAATVAPILATNTVPSTTTTGSAPHSQMTSSTIVTMTVASHSSHATAVTSSAIPVAKVVPQPIAHTSPRIQPEYSGERTNLIPISGHRSSPNPVAMEARNDNRPSVPVQFQYFLPTYPSSAYPLTHTYTPITSSVSTIRPYPVTAQTPTSALPAQAGVGVATTVHLNPMQLMAVDRIGLQSAQISTQNIQPASMTAQGIQPAPIGVQGLHATTPISTQGIQQAPVVAQQPQPEAKPSAGVVLAESTAFVTNPIGSTFSATQPVTTVVQTHPQGAGSGAPTLVSSPRPSILRKKPVNEGVKPKADVHVAMTPPVMAAVEALPTHGGEQPLPTPAQHLSQAIPTLLAPVPPPPSQPAAVLSALPAAMAVTPPVPASMANAVASPTQPAASSTAALSSALSEIKVKQEAESMETSQPALSIPSSTAPASGFSSQASGLTVPSQPGDLLPGASPRKKPRKQQHVISTEESEMMETNSTDEERASGRPTGNKAERQESPPREYVDEEGVRYVPVRPRPPITLLRHYRNPWKAAYHHFQRYSDIRVKEEKKNSLQDVANQRGVACRAQGWKVHLCAAQLMQLSNLEHDVYSRLTTLQEGLIPKKRAGADDDLHRINELIQGNMQRCKLVMDQVTEARDTMMKVLDHKDRVLKLLNKNGTAKKSSKLRRKERT